A window of Syngnathoides biaculeatus isolate LvHL_M chromosome 9, ASM1980259v1, whole genome shotgun sequence contains these coding sequences:
- the zgc:136472 gene encoding protein disulfide-isomerase isoform X1 — MEPLLSFEVPLSLPLKPKCVCVCVCVSQQKRWFPNRDQSKLCRRATSSALRATFGVHAAAATSSQTSKKCPERVPSPYAASWPFRDAPLSADGHRLSEVFQGAAIDLRDSDVKMATVDVTKDKELAKELDATGAPNIRLYLFGDKLNFVSCPVPQSSASIVTWLKRRAGSIADLVADLSQWGSEMEKEEEFRVAGFFEELDSEFAQVFYAAAVSLPDVGFAVTQSDDVIAKYDVTKDVVLLFKQSKLIQAYKMTAQTSKEDLLTFISVYQMDPVTEYSGKTATQILSSPVLSHALLFVNKSSADFHEMHAAFRAAAEGFRMKILFVLVDVFEPRNGRLMEYFRVRPFEAPLVRLVNLTDHVTYQMPSSTPDASSIEAFCKDYLDGKAKPKMQSEPIPEGWDQRPVKELVGSTFEEVAFNPNRTVFVLFYVPYSPECREVFPLWEELAEAFKAHDDVVVARIDASANDINMSVQRAYPAFCLFPALYAERAVFYTGDMKLKALLAFVHAEMKKAAKDRKKEDDDRRKYVETMRAEEEQKERNATKDEL, encoded by the exons ATGGAACCATTGCTAAGCTTTGAGGTCCCGCTGTCACTTCCTCTGAagccaaagtgtgtgtgtgtgtgtgtgtgcgtttcccAACAGAAGCGGTGGTTTCCCAACCGGGATCAGAGCAAACTCTGCCGACGGGCAACCTCCTCGGCTCTCCGGGCAACGTTCGGTGTCCACGCTGCCGCCGCGACGTCGTCACAGACATCAAAAAAATGCCCGGAAAGGGTGCCTTCACCTTATGCTGCGTCCTGGCCTTTTCGGG ATGCTCCGCTGTCTGCAGACGGCCATCGTTTGTCGGAAGTGTTTCAAGGAGCCGCCATCGATCTTCGGGACTCTGACGTCAAGATGGCGACGGTGGATGTGACTAAAGACAAAGAACTAGCCAAAGAACTTGACGCGACAGGAGCGCCAAACATCAGGCTGTACCTTTTCGGAGATAAATTAAACTTTGTATCCTGCCCAG TTCCTCAGAGCTCCGCCTCCATTGTCACGTGGCTGAAAAGGAGGGCGGGGTCTATTGCCGACCTTGTCGCTGATCTCAGCCAATGGGGGAGCGAgatggagaaggaggaggagtttCGCGTGGCTGGATTCTTTGAG GAGTTAGACAGCGAGTTCGCGCAGGTGTTTTACGCGGCTGCAGTCAGCCTCCCGGACGTCGGCTTTGCTGTGACGCAGAGTGATGACGTCATCGCCAAATATGATGTCACGAAGGACGTCGTGCTACTCTTCAAACAG tCGAAGTTGATCCAAGCCTATAAGATGACAGCTCAGACTTCCAAAGAGGACCTGTTGACTTTTATCAGCGTCTACCAGATGGATCCTGTCACGGAATATTCCGGAAAG ACAGCCACTCAGATCCTCTCGTCGCCCGTTTTAAGCCACGCCCTCCTTTTCGTCAACAAAAGCTCTGCCGATTTCCACGAGATGCACGCCGCCTTCAGGGCTGCTGCAGAGGGCTTCAGGATGAAG ATCTTGTTCGTATTGGTGGACGTGTTCGAGCCACGGAACGGCCGTCTGATGGAATACTTCCGTGTACGGCCCTTCGAGGCTCCTCTCGTCCGATTGGTCAATTTGACTGACCACGTGACCTACCAGATGCCCTCGTCCACGCCGGACGCCAGCTCCATCGAGGCCTTCTGCAAGGACTACCTGGACGGCAAGGCCAAG CCCAAGATGCAGAGCGAGCCGATACCGGAGGGATGGGACCAACGTCCGGTCAAGGAACTGGTCGGAAGTACTTTTGAGGAAGTTGCCTTTAACCCCAATCGgactgtgtttgttttgtttt ATGTTCCCTACAGTCCAGAGTGCCGTGAGGTGTTCCCCCTGTGGGAGGAGTTAGCCGAGGCCTTCAAGGCCCACGACGACGTCGTGGTCGCTCGCATCGACGCGTCGGCCAACGACATCAACATGTCGGTGCAACGCGCCTATCCGGCCTTCTGCCTCTTCCCCGCCCTCTACGCAGAGAGA GCGGTTTTTTACACTGGCGACATGAAGCTGAAGGCCTTGCTCGCTTTTGTCCACGCCGAGATGAAGAAAGCCGCAAAAGACAGAAAGAAG gaggacgaCGACAGGAGGAAGTACGTGGAGACCATGAGAGCGGAAGAGGAGCAGAAAGAGAGAAACGCCACCAAGGACGAACTTTAG
- the zgc:136472 gene encoding protein disulfide-isomerase isoform X2, with amino-acid sequence MPVGTMARSPSPLLLLLASCLVAAGQEAKMLPEKDGILHLNKGNFNRALKTHKQLLVLFNAPLSADGHRLSEVFQGAAIDLRDSDVKMATVDVTKDKELAKELDATGAPNIRLYLFGDKLNFVSCPVPQSSASIVTWLKRRAGSIADLVADLSQWGSEMEKEEEFRVAGFFEELDSEFAQVFYAAAVSLPDVGFAVTQSDDVIAKYDVTKDVVLLFKQSKLIQAYKMTAQTSKEDLLTFISVYQMDPVTEYSGKTATQILSSPVLSHALLFVNKSSADFHEMHAAFRAAAEGFRMKILFVLVDVFEPRNGRLMEYFRVRPFEAPLVRLVNLTDHVTYQMPSSTPDASSIEAFCKDYLDGKAKPKMQSEPIPEGWDQRPVKELVGSTFEEVAFNPNRTVFVLFYVPYSPECREVFPLWEELAEAFKAHDDVVVARIDASANDINMSVQRAYPAFCLFPALYAERAVFYTGDMKLKALLAFVHAEMKKAAKDRKKEDDDRRKYVETMRAEEEQKERNATKDEL; translated from the exons ATGCCCGTTGGAACAATGGCGAGATCGCCGTcgccgctgctgctgttgctggcgTCCTGCCTCGTTGCTGCCGGCCAGGaggccaaaatgctgccggagaAGGACGGAATTTTACACCTGAACAAGGGAAATTTTAACAGAGCACTGAAGACCCACAAACAGCTACTGGTGCTATTCA ATGCTCCGCTGTCTGCAGACGGCCATCGTTTGTCGGAAGTGTTTCAAGGAGCCGCCATCGATCTTCGGGACTCTGACGTCAAGATGGCGACGGTGGATGTGACTAAAGACAAAGAACTAGCCAAAGAACTTGACGCGACAGGAGCGCCAAACATCAGGCTGTACCTTTTCGGAGATAAATTAAACTTTGTATCCTGCCCAG TTCCTCAGAGCTCCGCCTCCATTGTCACGTGGCTGAAAAGGAGGGCGGGGTCTATTGCCGACCTTGTCGCTGATCTCAGCCAATGGGGGAGCGAgatggagaaggaggaggagtttCGCGTGGCTGGATTCTTTGAG GAGTTAGACAGCGAGTTCGCGCAGGTGTTTTACGCGGCTGCAGTCAGCCTCCCGGACGTCGGCTTTGCTGTGACGCAGAGTGATGACGTCATCGCCAAATATGATGTCACGAAGGACGTCGTGCTACTCTTCAAACAG tCGAAGTTGATCCAAGCCTATAAGATGACAGCTCAGACTTCCAAAGAGGACCTGTTGACTTTTATCAGCGTCTACCAGATGGATCCTGTCACGGAATATTCCGGAAAG ACAGCCACTCAGATCCTCTCGTCGCCCGTTTTAAGCCACGCCCTCCTTTTCGTCAACAAAAGCTCTGCCGATTTCCACGAGATGCACGCCGCCTTCAGGGCTGCTGCAGAGGGCTTCAGGATGAAG ATCTTGTTCGTATTGGTGGACGTGTTCGAGCCACGGAACGGCCGTCTGATGGAATACTTCCGTGTACGGCCCTTCGAGGCTCCTCTCGTCCGATTGGTCAATTTGACTGACCACGTGACCTACCAGATGCCCTCGTCCACGCCGGACGCCAGCTCCATCGAGGCCTTCTGCAAGGACTACCTGGACGGCAAGGCCAAG CCCAAGATGCAGAGCGAGCCGATACCGGAGGGATGGGACCAACGTCCGGTCAAGGAACTGGTCGGAAGTACTTTTGAGGAAGTTGCCTTTAACCCCAATCGgactgtgtttgttttgtttt ATGTTCCCTACAGTCCAGAGTGCCGTGAGGTGTTCCCCCTGTGGGAGGAGTTAGCCGAGGCCTTCAAGGCCCACGACGACGTCGTGGTCGCTCGCATCGACGCGTCGGCCAACGACATCAACATGTCGGTGCAACGCGCCTATCCGGCCTTCTGCCTCTTCCCCGCCCTCTACGCAGAGAGA GCGGTTTTTTACACTGGCGACATGAAGCTGAAGGCCTTGCTCGCTTTTGTCCACGCCGAGATGAAGAAAGCCGCAAAAGACAGAAAGAAG gaggacgaCGACAGGAGGAAGTACGTGGAGACCATGAGAGCGGAAGAGGAGCAGAAAGAGAGAAACGCCACCAAGGACGAACTTTAG
- the LOC133506362 gene encoding synaptogyrin-3-like, which translates to MEPAAAYGAAKAGKLAFDPVAFFTHPRTVLRLLSWVFSMVVFSCIVNEGYMNIGSERLLCVFNKNADACNFGVTLGVACFLASAFFLFLDAVFPSFSSLRDRRRAVLLDLVCSGVASFLWFVGFCFLANQWQATSADELPLSQGADAARAAIAFCFFSIITWTVLTLSALRRFLSGSHANLFTWQHLDATPRPGAGHARATPYPIANGATIVTTKPYQAPPFTETLDPQKLTQQQHRPVAPAF; encoded by the exons ATGGAGCCAGCCGCCGCGTACGGAGCCGCCAAAGCCGGCAAGCTCGCCTTCGACCCGGTCGCCTTCTTCACGCATCCGCGGACGGTCCTGAGGCTGCTTTCGTGG GTGTTCTCCATGGTGGTGTTCAGCTGCATCGTCAACGAAGGCTACATGAACATCGGCAGCGAGCGCCTGCTGTGTGTGTTCAACAAGAACGCGGACGCGTGCAACTTCGGCGTGACGCTGGGCGTGGCCTGCTTCCTGGCCAGCGCCTTTTTCCTCTTCCTGGACGCCGTCTTCCCGTCCTTCAGCAGCCTGAGGGACCGCCGGCGTGCCGTGCTGCTCGACCTCGTCTGCTCAG GCGTGGCCAGCTTCTTGTGGTTCGTGGGCTTCTGTTTCCTGGCCAATCAGTGGCAGGCGACGTCGGCGGACGAGCTCCCGCTGTCGCAGGGCGCCGACGCCGCCCGAGCCGCCATCgccttctgcttcttctccatcATCACGTGG ACGGTGCTGACGCTGAGCGCCCTGCGTCGCTTCCTGTCAGGCTCGCACGCCAACCTGTTCACGTGGCAACACCTGGACGCTACCCCGAGACCCGGCGCCGGCCACGCCCGGGCCACGCCCTACCCCATCGCCAACGGCGCCACCATCGTGACCACCAAGCCCTACCAAGCCCCGCCCTTCACCGAGACCTTGGACCCGCAGAAGCTCACCCAGCAGCAGCACAGACCGGTGGCGCCCGCCTTCTAA